A portion of the Mesobacillus boroniphilus genome contains these proteins:
- a CDS encoding lactonase family protein encodes MAANEKFTGYFGTYTKGDSEGIYSFTLDAANGKIVEVKAEAALENPTYLTISEDNRFLYAVAKEGGSGGVAGFSIKDSGELSFINTQLSAGASPCHVSVNRENNLLLSANYHKGSADSYLLNPENGSIEAVLSSAVHEGSGPDERQEKAHTHYAGFTPDGKYVAVIDLGTDQLITYSLDNGQLIEKSVLRVTPGSGPRHLVFHPNNNIAYLMTEFSSEVLVYRYHSEDGRFEHLQAVSTLPADFTENNQGSAIHISSDGKFVYAANRGHDSIAIFQVDSESFKLSYVGHTSTEGNWPRDFVLDPSEEFLIATNQNSSNVVLFSRNEETGKLTLLQSDVKVPDPVCVKFLNY; translated from the coding sequence ATGGCAGCTAATGAAAAATTCACAGGCTATTTCGGTACATATACTAAAGGCGATAGTGAGGGCATCTATTCTTTTACACTTGATGCTGCAAATGGAAAAATCGTTGAAGTGAAAGCCGAGGCAGCACTTGAAAATCCTACCTACCTGACAATCAGCGAAGATAACCGCTTTCTATATGCAGTTGCAAAGGAAGGGGGATCGGGTGGTGTTGCAGGATTCAGCATTAAGGATTCAGGAGAATTATCGTTCATCAATACCCAGCTTTCCGCAGGAGCGTCTCCATGCCATGTGAGCGTGAACAGAGAAAACAACCTGCTTTTATCCGCAAATTATCATAAAGGCTCTGCAGATTCGTATCTGCTAAACCCTGAAAATGGCAGTATTGAGGCAGTTTTATCAAGTGCTGTACATGAAGGCTCAGGTCCTGATGAACGCCAGGAAAAAGCGCACACTCACTATGCCGGTTTCACTCCGGATGGAAAATACGTAGCAGTCATCGACCTTGGCACCGACCAGTTGATCACCTACTCCCTGGATAACGGCCAGTTAATCGAGAAAAGCGTATTGCGTGTAACCCCAGGAAGCGGTCCAAGACATCTTGTTTTCCATCCAAACAACAATATTGCCTATTTGATGACAGAATTCAGTTCAGAAGTCCTTGTCTATAGATATCATTCTGAAGATGGCCGTTTTGAACATCTTCAGGCGGTTTCTACTCTTCCCGCGGATTTCACTGAAAACAACCAGGGAAGCGCCATCCATATTTCATCTGACGGGAAATTTGTTTACGCTGCCAACCGCGGCCATGACAGTATTGCTATTTTCCAGGTAGATTCTGAAAGCTTCAAGCTTTCATATGTCGGACACACATCGACAGAAGGGAATTGGCCGAGGGATTTTGTACTAGATCCTAGTGAGGAATTCCTGATTGCGACTAACCAGAATTCCAGCAATGTCGTTCTATTTTCCCGGAATGAGGAAACAGGCAAATTGACATTATTGCAGTCTGATGTAAAAGTTCCGGACCCGGTATGCGTGAAGTTTTTGAATTACTAA
- the nadE gene encoding ammonia-dependent NAD(+) synthetase encodes MSLQKQIIEALNVRPEIDPQEEIKKRIDFLKEYLQTSKAKGFVLGISGGQDSTLAGRLAQLAVEELRSEGTEAKFVAVRLPYSVQKDEEDAQKALKFIQPDKTITFNIQPAVDTFNTQFEDAIGDKMTDFNKGNAKARMRMITQYAIAGQEGLLVIGTDHAAEAVTGFFTKYGDGGADLLPLTGLNKRQGRELLKALNAEPRLYLKEPTADLLDNKPLQADETELGVSYEAIDDYLEGKQIDEADAAKIERRYLTSEHKRQVPASMFDSWWKK; translated from the coding sequence ATGAGTTTGCAAAAACAAATTATAGAAGCGTTGAATGTTCGCCCTGAAATCGATCCTCAGGAGGAAATCAAGAAGAGAATCGACTTTCTGAAGGAATACTTACAGACTTCAAAAGCAAAAGGGTTCGTTCTTGGAATTAGCGGAGGCCAGGATTCCACACTTGCCGGAAGACTGGCACAGCTTGCAGTAGAGGAACTGCGCTCAGAAGGTACTGAGGCCAAATTCGTGGCTGTAAGACTCCCATATTCAGTGCAAAAAGATGAAGAGGATGCACAGAAAGCACTGAAATTCATCCAGCCTGATAAAACGATCACGTTCAACATCCAGCCAGCAGTAGATACTTTTAATACGCAGTTTGAAGATGCCATCGGCGATAAAATGACTGATTTTAACAAGGGTAATGCGAAGGCTCGAATGAGGATGATCACCCAGTATGCAATCGCTGGTCAGGAAGGTTTGCTTGTGATTGGTACCGACCATGCCGCGGAGGCCGTAACAGGATTCTTTACCAAATACGGTGATGGCGGAGCCGATTTGCTGCCACTAACTGGCCTGAACAAGAGACAGGGAAGGGAGCTGCTCAAAGCATTGAATGCAGAACCAAGGTTGTATCTTAAAGAGCCAACAGCTGATCTTCTTGACAACAAGCCGCTCCAGGCCGATGAAACTGAGCTTGGTGTGAGCTATGAAGCCATCGATGATTATCTAGAAGGAAAGCAGATTGACGAAGCAGATGCCGCTAAAATTGAAAGAAGATATCTAACTTCAGAGCATAAACGACAAGTACCCGCATCCATGTTTGATTCATGGTGGAAGAAATAA
- a CDS encoding acetyl-CoA C-acetyltransferase, translating to MENTIVIASAVRTATGAFGGAFSKVSAVDLGAAAIKSALEKANVSADVVDEVIMGNVLQAGLGQNPARQAAMRAGLPETCPSMTINKLCGSGLKAVHLAYQAVAAGEADIVVAGGMENMSQAPYVLKGAREGFKMGDQKMVDTLLGDGLVCAFNDYHMGITAENLAEKYEISRNEQDAFAVKSQNRAEAAITSGRFKDEIVPVEVKQRKGDPIIVDQDEHPKFGSTLEKAGKLRPAFKKDGTVTAANASGINDGAAAVVVMSGKKAKELGVTPLVTIKANASAGVDPSIMGIGPVDAVKKALKKADMELSDIDLVEANEAFAAQALSVMKELGMSEENVNVNGGAIALGHPIGASGARILVTLIHELKKREQKYGLATLCIGGGMGVATIIENID from the coding sequence ATGGAAAATACAATTGTAATTGCAAGTGCAGTAAGGACCGCTACTGGAGCATTTGGCGGAGCTTTTTCAAAAGTATCAGCCGTGGATCTTGGCGCAGCGGCTATTAAATCGGCACTGGAAAAAGCGAATGTCAGCGCGGATGTTGTCGATGAAGTCATCATGGGAAATGTCCTTCAGGCTGGCCTGGGCCAAAACCCGGCACGTCAGGCTGCGATGAGAGCAGGACTCCCTGAGACATGTCCATCCATGACGATCAATAAACTATGCGGGTCTGGCTTGAAAGCTGTTCACCTGGCATATCAGGCAGTTGCAGCAGGTGAAGCTGATATTGTTGTCGCTGGCGGAATGGAAAACATGAGCCAGGCGCCTTACGTTCTAAAGGGGGCACGTGAAGGCTTCAAAATGGGCGACCAAAAGATGGTCGATACATTGCTTGGCGATGGTCTTGTATGTGCATTCAATGACTACCATATGGGCATTACAGCTGAAAACCTTGCGGAAAAATATGAAATCTCACGTAATGAACAAGATGCTTTCGCAGTCAAGAGTCAGAATCGAGCAGAAGCAGCGATTACTTCTGGACGTTTCAAGGATGAAATCGTCCCTGTCGAAGTGAAGCAGCGAAAAGGAGATCCAATCATAGTCGATCAGGATGAACACCCTAAATTCGGCAGCACTCTTGAGAAAGCAGGAAAATTAAGACCTGCATTTAAAAAGGACGGAACGGTCACTGCAGCGAATGCCTCCGGAATCAATGACGGAGCTGCTGCTGTAGTCGTGATGAGCGGCAAAAAGGCAAAAGAACTCGGAGTCACTCCGCTTGTTACGATCAAGGCGAATGCTTCTGCTGGTGTTGACCCATCAATCATGGGAATCGGCCCGGTCGATGCCGTTAAGAAAGCTTTGAAAAAAGCAGATATGGAATTAAGTGATATCGACTTAGTCGAAGCAAATGAGGCATTTGCAGCCCAGGCCCTTTCTGTTATGAAGGAGCTTGGCATGAGTGAAGAAAATGTTAACGTCAATGGAGGAGCGATTGCGCTAGGCCACCCAATTGGAGCGAGCGGCGCAAGAATCCTTGTAACGCTTATCCATGAATTGAAGAAGAGAGAGCAGAAATACGGACTGGCAACTCTCTGTATCGGTGGCGGCATGGGCGTTGCGACCATTATAGAAAATATTGATTAA
- a CDS encoding GntP family permease → MELFIILLSLGLLMFTAYKGYSVILFAPIAALLAVLLTDPSHVLPFFSNIFMEKMVGFIKNYFPVFLLGAIFGKVVEMSGIAESIAKSIIKLVGGTRAILAIVLMGAILTYSGVSLFVVVFAIYPFAKNLFRQANIPKRLIPGTIALGAFTFTMDALPGTPQIQNVIPTSFFGTDIYAAPGLGIIGAIFVFTLGILYLETLRKKAAKRGEGFYGFDNAESAAAAEADALEEGVNGIDMTAKTSTLRAIMAFAPLVLVGLANKFFTVNLPKWYPDGFDFSKIGLESYGTVQMSGVVGIWSVELALLLGIIATLLYDFKKVTGGFKVGVNTAIGGALLAAMNTGAEYGFGGVISSLPGFSVVSKGISSTFTDPLVNGAITTTTLAGVTGSASGGMGIALSAMADTYMKAITEFNIPPEVMHRVISMASGGMDTLPHNGAVITLLAVTGLTHKQSYKDIFAITIIKTLAVFFIIAVYKLTGLV, encoded by the coding sequence ATGGAGCTATTTATTATACTTTTATCACTCGGTTTGTTGATGTTCACTGCATACAAAGGATATTCAGTCATCCTGTTTGCTCCAATTGCAGCGCTGCTTGCCGTGCTGCTGACAGATCCAAGCCATGTGCTTCCTTTTTTCAGCAACATCTTCATGGAGAAGATGGTCGGATTCATTAAGAACTATTTCCCTGTATTTTTACTCGGTGCGATCTTCGGTAAGGTCGTTGAAATGTCTGGAATTGCCGAGTCCATCGCAAAATCGATCATTAAATTGGTCGGCGGCACACGTGCGATTCTTGCAATCGTATTAATGGGCGCAATCTTAACATACAGTGGCGTTAGTTTATTCGTAGTCGTTTTTGCCATCTATCCTTTTGCTAAAAATTTATTTAGACAAGCGAACATTCCTAAAAGACTTATTCCAGGAACGATTGCACTTGGAGCGTTTACCTTTACGATGGACGCACTTCCAGGCACGCCACAAATCCAGAACGTTATTCCAACAAGCTTTTTTGGGACTGATATTTACGCTGCACCTGGACTCGGAATCATTGGTGCGATCTTTGTTTTCACATTAGGTATACTTTATCTTGAAACGCTTCGAAAGAAAGCTGCCAAACGCGGCGAAGGCTTCTATGGATTTGATAACGCTGAATCCGCTGCTGCAGCTGAGGCTGATGCACTTGAGGAAGGCGTTAACGGCATTGATATGACTGCTAAAACAAGCACATTAAGAGCTATAATGGCTTTTGCACCATTAGTGCTCGTTGGGTTAGCTAACAAATTCTTTACAGTGAACCTGCCAAAATGGTATCCAGATGGCTTTGATTTTTCAAAAATCGGGCTTGAATCATACGGAACCGTCCAGATGTCTGGAGTAGTAGGCATTTGGTCCGTTGAATTGGCTCTGCTTCTTGGGATCATCGCAACTCTTTTATATGATTTTAAAAAGGTTACGGGCGGATTCAAGGTCGGCGTCAACACGGCAATCGGCGGAGCATTGCTTGCTGCCATGAACACAGGAGCAGAATATGGATTCGGCGGAGTCATTTCCTCTCTGCCAGGATTCTCAGTTGTAAGTAAAGGAATTTCGTCTACATTTACAGATCCGCTTGTCAATGGAGCAATAACGACAACTACACTTGCAGGTGTGACAGGATCTGCTTCTGGTGGTATGGGAATTGCATTGAGTGCCATGGCAGATACGTATATGAAAGCCATCACTGAATTCAATATTCCGCCAGAGGTTATGCACCGTGTCATCTCAATGGCATCCGGTGGCATGGATACACTTCCACACAACGGAGCGGTCATTACATTGCTTGCTGTTACAGGATTGACACACAAACAGTCTTATAAAGATATTTTTGCGATCACAATCATTAAGACATTAGCTGTATTCTTCATCATTGCAGTCTACAAGCTAACTGGACTAGTATAA
- a CDS encoding acyl CoA:acetate/3-ketoacid CoA transferase, which yields MSSVKIISSKEAASLLTDNAVVGLGGFIGVGVAEEIYKEVENRFLESQSPSNLTLIYAAGNGDGVDRGMNHYAHEGLVKRIIGGHMGLAPKFQPLVVNNKIEAYNLPQGVISQMFRDGAAGKPRTITHVGLGTFVDPDIDGGKLNTNTKDEIVEKVSFDGNPYLAYKTQKLDFALLKGSVADENGNISFEKEPLTLEILSIAMNARNSGGKVIVQVEKIVKNGSIDPKLVAIPGILVDYVVIVENMANHMQTFGTQHNEDFYRGDVVHQQSDKKYPLNERKVIARRAAMLLNKDIKVLNYGIGVPEIIANVLQEEGMNDQFTPTLEPGAIGGTAAGGLDFGCSIGPQAIIDQPYMFDYYDGGGIDAAFLGLAQCDVKGNINVSKFGPKIAGCGGFINITQNAGQIAFCGTFTAGGLKVNASNGTLEILQEGKAKKFIEDVEQITFSGDVARENQKKVMYITERAVFELLPEGLTLTEIAPGINIERDILAQMNFRPLIAKDLKLMDSRIFTDEPMGMKNETPVDFSNIAAI from the coding sequence ATGTCTTCTGTAAAAATCATTTCATCAAAAGAAGCAGCAAGTCTGCTTACTGACAACGCGGTTGTAGGCCTGGGCGGTTTTATCGGTGTAGGCGTCGCAGAAGAAATTTATAAAGAGGTAGAAAATAGATTCCTTGAAAGCCAGTCTCCTAGCAATTTAACCCTGATCTATGCAGCAGGAAACGGTGACGGTGTGGACCGGGGTATGAACCATTACGCTCATGAAGGACTTGTGAAGAGAATCATCGGCGGTCATATGGGACTTGCACCAAAATTCCAGCCGTTAGTGGTCAATAACAAAATTGAAGCCTATAATCTTCCGCAAGGAGTCATTTCGCAAATGTTCCGTGATGGAGCTGCAGGCAAACCACGTACGATTACCCATGTTGGACTGGGAACATTTGTTGATCCTGACATTGATGGCGGCAAACTGAATACAAACACAAAAGATGAGATTGTCGAAAAAGTAAGCTTTGACGGAAACCCTTATCTTGCCTATAAAACACAGAAACTTGATTTTGCACTGCTGAAAGGTTCGGTTGCCGATGAAAATGGTAACATTAGCTTTGAAAAAGAACCTCTTACACTAGAAATCCTATCAATTGCGATGAACGCCCGCAACAGCGGCGGAAAAGTGATTGTCCAGGTAGAGAAGATCGTCAAAAACGGCTCAATCGATCCTAAGCTGGTCGCTATTCCGGGAATTTTAGTAGATTATGTTGTCATTGTTGAAAACATGGCAAACCATATGCAAACATTCGGCACACAGCATAATGAAGATTTTTACCGTGGCGATGTTGTTCACCAGCAGTCAGATAAGAAATATCCGTTAAATGAACGCAAAGTGATTGCCCGTCGTGCGGCAATGTTATTGAACAAAGATATTAAAGTATTAAACTATGGAATCGGCGTGCCAGAAATTATTGCGAACGTCCTTCAGGAAGAAGGAATGAATGACCAGTTCACTCCAACGCTGGAGCCTGGTGCAATTGGCGGTACAGCAGCTGGCGGACTGGACTTCGGCTGCTCAATCGGGCCACAGGCGATCATTGACCAGCCATATATGTTTGATTATTATGATGGCGGCGGCATCGATGCAGCATTCCTTGGCCTGGCGCAATGTGACGTAAAAGGCAATATTAACGTATCGAAATTCGGCCCTAAAATTGCCGGATGCGGCGGATTCATCAATATTACCCAAAATGCGGGGCAAATTGCCTTTTGCGGAACGTTCACTGCTGGCGGATTAAAGGTGAATGCAAGCAACGGCACGCTTGAAATCCTTCAGGAGGGCAAAGCCAAAAAATTCATTGAAGACGTAGAACAAATTACTTTCAGCGGTGATGTGGCACGTGAAAATCAGAAAAAGGTAATGTATATTACCGAACGCGCTGTTTTTGAACTGTTGCCTGAAGGCCTGACACTCACAGAGATTGCACCTGGAATCAATATAGAAAGAGACATTCTTGCCCAAATGAATTTCCGTCCACTGATTGCCAAAGACTTAAAATTAATGGACAGCCGGATTTTCACGGATGAGCCCATGGGCATGAAAAATGAAACACCCGTTGATTTCAGTAATATTGCAGCAATCTAA
- a CDS encoding beta-ketoacyl-ACP reductase — MNRMEGKVAIVTGGARGIGRQIVETFAHEGAKVVYSVDMGTGEYELPNVRHVQLNVTNRAQVAKFVEEVKDEFGKIDVLINNAGITRDALIQKMTEDMWDSVIDVNLKGVFNLTQAVAPIMMENGKGSIVSISSVVGVYGNVGQTNYAATKAGVIGMTYTWAKEFTRKGAAVRSNAIAPGYVETEMMATVPDKVLQPIREKTPLGRLGQPQEIANAVLFLASDESSYVNGHVLEVTGGLKL, encoded by the coding sequence ATGAATAGAATGGAAGGTAAAGTAGCTATTGTAACAGGAGGAGCGCGCGGCATTGGGCGCCAAATTGTGGAAACGTTTGCGCATGAAGGGGCCAAGGTAGTCTATTCTGTGGATATGGGTACTGGAGAATATGAATTGCCAAATGTGCGCCATGTTCAGTTGAATGTGACGAATCGTGCCCAAGTTGCGAAATTTGTCGAAGAAGTTAAAGATGAGTTTGGCAAAATTGATGTACTCATAAACAATGCTGGCATCACACGTGATGCTTTAATCCAGAAAATGACGGAAGATATGTGGGATTCAGTGATTGACGTCAACCTTAAAGGTGTGTTCAATCTGACTCAGGCGGTTGCGCCAATCATGATGGAAAACGGAAAAGGATCTATTGTCAGCATCTCTTCTGTCGTCGGTGTCTATGGCAACGTTGGCCAGACAAACTATGCAGCAACTAAAGCCGGTGTAATCGGCATGACTTATACGTGGGCAAAAGAGTTCACACGCAAAGGCGCAGCGGTTCGCTCAAATGCAATCGCTCCAGGATATGTTGAGACAGAAATGATGGCAACTGTGCCAGACAAAGTCCTTCAGCCAATCAGGGAAAAGACTCCGCTTGGCCGCCTTGGACAGCCACAGGAAATCGCTAATGCCGTCCTTTTCCTTGCCAGCGATGAATCCAGCTATGTAAATGGACACGTTCTTGAAGTAACTGGCGGATTAAAACTATAA
- a CDS encoding LysR family transcriptional regulator, producing the protein MDTRQLAYFVQVAKDNSFTIAARNLHLSQPALSKMIKKLEEDLGVQLFDRSEHKMTLTDAGEKLFEEGQKVLSELDSITEAIRDTKNLKTGNVSVGIPPVIGTSYFPPLIANFRHDYPGINLSIIESGAVTVYEMVEKGYVDLGLVILPELSDRIEYIPVTEDEVVLIVHNDHPLAARDKVRFEDLKNESFALLNETFLLHHHVIKACREAGFEPNIYFKSSQWDFLTELVCLNQGISILPRPILARFNSQNIKQIPIEHPEMKWRIAIIIKKNRYVSFAAQKLIDYVKQHIK; encoded by the coding sequence ATGGATACCAGACAGTTGGCCTATTTTGTTCAAGTTGCAAAAGATAACAGTTTTACGATAGCAGCCAGGAATCTTCACCTCTCACAGCCTGCTTTAAGCAAAATGATTAAGAAGCTGGAAGAAGACCTTGGTGTCCAGCTATTTGACAGATCTGAACACAAAATGACTTTAACAGATGCTGGAGAAAAACTATTTGAAGAAGGACAAAAGGTGCTTTCGGAATTAGATTCCATTACCGAAGCAATTCGGGATACAAAGAATCTAAAAACTGGGAATGTGAGCGTGGGGATTCCCCCGGTCATTGGGACCAGTTATTTCCCCCCGCTGATTGCAAACTTTCGGCATGATTACCCCGGAATCAATCTTTCGATCATTGAAAGCGGTGCAGTTACTGTGTATGAAATGGTTGAAAAAGGATATGTAGATCTGGGACTTGTCATTCTGCCTGAGCTTTCGGACCGAATTGAATATATACCAGTTACTGAGGATGAGGTCGTCTTAATCGTCCATAACGACCATCCGCTGGCAGCAAGGGATAAAGTTAGATTTGAAGATCTGAAGAATGAATCCTTTGCACTTCTCAATGAGACCTTCCTGCTTCATCATCATGTCATCAAAGCTTGCCGTGAAGCAGGCTTTGAACCTAATATCTATTTCAAGAGCTCGCAATGGGATTTTTTGACCGAGCTGGTCTGCCTGAATCAAGGAATCTCGATTTTGCCAAGGCCTATTCTGGCGCGGTTCAACAGTCAGAACATCAAACAAATCCCAATTGAGCATCCTGAAATGAAATGGCGGATTGCCATCATTATAAAGAAAAACAGGTATGTCTCTTTCGCAGCCCAAAAATTAATTGATTATGTAAAACAACATATTAAATAG
- a CDS encoding nucleoside triphosphate pyrophosphohydrolase, translating to MEKKEYNKLVRDYFPELMKEKGKEVEFEILNSGQFSEKLMEKFNEEVEKFRHAGTDRLLSEIVDLLEVVYSIAEHRGITEAEVEFMRQLKKNRSGGFRKKIMLKTIEEDLN from the coding sequence ATGGAGAAAAAGGAATATAATAAGCTAGTTAGAGACTACTTTCCGGAATTAATGAAGGAAAAGGGGAAAGAAGTTGAATTTGAAATTTTAAATAGCGGTCAATTTAGCGAGAAACTTATGGAGAAGTTCAATGAGGAAGTTGAAAAATTCCGTCATGCCGGAACGGACAGGCTGCTGAGTGAAATAGTGGATTTGCTTGAGGTGGTATATTCGATCGCTGAGCATCGGGGTATCACGGAAGCTGAAGTGGAGTTCATGCGCCAACTGAAGAAGAACCGCAGTGGCGGCTTTAGGAAAAAAATCATGCTAAAAACCATTGAGGAAGATTTAAACTGA
- a CDS encoding DoxX family protein encodes MFAKWLRENNYAAGLLTVIRVWLGYNWMTAGWGKLTGEGFDATGYLTRAVENPVKGPDGNAVYGWYVNFLESFAIPNVELFNFIVPLGEFLVGLGLILGTLTTAAMFFGLVMNFSFFLAGTVSHNPTDIFFGFIILFAGYNAGKYGLDRWVVPFIRKTVFKQTPEAAHKSA; translated from the coding sequence ATGTTCGCGAAATGGTTAAGAGAAAACAATTATGCTGCTGGCCTGTTGACTGTGATTCGTGTATGGCTTGGTTACAACTGGATGACTGCTGGATGGGGCAAATTGACTGGTGAAGGGTTCGACGCTACTGGATATTTAACACGTGCCGTAGAAAATCCTGTAAAGGGTCCAGACGGAAATGCGGTATATGGATGGTACGTGAACTTCCTTGAAAGCTTTGCGATCCCGAATGTAGAACTTTTCAACTTCATTGTTCCACTAGGAGAATTCCTTGTTGGTCTTGGTTTGATTCTTGGAACACTGACAACTGCAGCTATGTTCTTCGGCCTTGTAATGAACTTCAGCTTCTTCCTTGCGGGAACAGTATCTCATAACCCAACTGACATCTTCTTCGGATTCATCATCCTGTTCGCAGGCTACAATGCTGGTAAATACGGTTTAGACCGCTGGGTGGTTCCTTTCATCCGCAAGACTGTTTTCAAACAAACACCAGAAGCAGCACATAAATCCGCTTAA
- a CDS encoding DinB family protein has protein sequence MSELLFKQFELTRGLFLKNIEAITPEQASVQPEGFNNNIHWQIGHVLTVTEQFMMGFPKKSNHLPANYIELFGKGTRPSEWTGDVSSAEVLSDQLKAQLGRIKEVPASMLDEKLKKPFLGLETFGELANMALFHEAYHLGQIHAMKKLVK, from the coding sequence ATGAGCGAGCTCTTATTTAAGCAGTTTGAATTAACAAGAGGTTTATTTTTGAAAAACATTGAGGCAATTACTCCTGAACAGGCAAGTGTTCAGCCAGAGGGCTTCAATAATAACATCCACTGGCAGATCGGACATGTGCTGACAGTTACAGAACAATTCATGATGGGATTCCCGAAAAAATCAAATCATCTTCCTGCAAACTACATAGAGTTATTCGGAAAAGGTACCCGACCCTCCGAATGGACTGGAGATGTTTCCTCTGCTGAAGTATTGAGTGACCAATTGAAGGCGCAGCTGGGGAGGATTAAGGAAGTGCCAGCTTCGATGCTGGACGAGAAGCTTAAAAAGCCCTTCCTTGGTCTGGAGACTTTTGGAGAGCTTGCCAACATGGCACTATTTCATGAAGCCTATCATCTTGGCCAAATCCATGCGATGAAAAAGTTAGTAAAATAG
- a CDS encoding HIT family protein: MYQDNCPYCNLDADKEQEIVLENETCYFIQKESEQQILQGSGLIIPKHHKQDVFELSEQEWKDSRDLLLGAKKILNQKYAPDGYSVGWNTGRAGGQSIFHAHLHVIPRFKDEPHAGKGIRYWIKQKENMRK, from the coding sequence ATGTACCAGGATAATTGTCCATATTGCAATCTGGATGCAGATAAAGAGCAGGAAATCGTACTGGAGAATGAAACATGTTATTTTATCCAGAAGGAATCTGAGCAGCAGATCCTTCAGGGAAGCGGTCTGATTATTCCGAAGCATCATAAGCAGGATGTCTTTGAGTTATCAGAACAGGAGTGGAAGGATTCCAGGGATTTGCTGCTTGGTGCAAAGAAGATCCTTAATCAAAAGTATGCTCCCGATGGTTACAGTGTAGGCTGGAATACGGGAAGGGCCGGTGGGCAATCGATTTTTCATGCGCATTTGCATGTCATACCGCGATTCAAGGATGAACCTCATGCAGGCAAGGGGATCAGGTATTGGATTAAACAAAAGGAGAATATGCGGAAATAA